In a genomic window of uncultured Flavobacterium sp.:
- a CDS encoding DUF3050 domain-containing protein, whose translation MNIETINNSIQPQKDQLLQHSLYNKIQSIDDLHSFLETHVFAVWDFMSLLKALQAKLTCTTTPWFATKNPETRYLINEIVLAEETDLSIDGRRQSHYEMYLEAMQDCGADTTGINTFLSEVNSLHNIFVAIKQSSLHPNTKAFLDFTFRVIEEGKPHEIAAAFTFGREDLIPSMFTAILKNFQKNLPETDLSKLLYYFERHIELDADEHGPMAMQMITDLCEDDAQKWKEVEEISILALEKRIGLWNAIEEEILMKTEMV comes from the coding sequence ATGAATATTGAGACTATCAACAATAGCATTCAACCTCAAAAAGATCAACTTTTACAACATTCTTTATACAATAAAATTCAAAGTATTGACGATTTACATAGTTTCCTTGAAACACACGTTTTTGCAGTTTGGGATTTTATGTCATTATTAAAAGCTTTACAAGCCAAACTTACTTGCACAACAACACCTTGGTTTGCTACAAAAAATCCTGAAACAAGATATTTAATCAACGAGATTGTTCTTGCCGAAGAAACAGATTTAAGTATTGACGGAAGAAGACAAAGTCATTATGAAATGTATCTTGAAGCAATGCAGGATTGTGGTGCAGATACAACCGGAATTAACACCTTTTTGTCTGAAGTAAATTCATTGCACAATATTTTTGTTGCCATAAAACAAAGTTCATTACATCCAAATACAAAAGCATTTTTAGATTTTACTTTTAGAGTTATCGAAGAAGGAAAACCACACGAAATAGCAGCAGCATTTACTTTTGGAAGAGAAGATTTGATTCCGAGTATGTTTACTGCAATCTTGAAGAACTTTCAAAAAAATCTTCCGGAAACTGACTTAAGTAAACTTCTATATTATTTTGAAAGACATATAGAATTAGATGCCGACGAACACGGACCAATGGCAATGCAAATGATCACTGATTTATGTGAAGATGATGCTCAAAAATGGAAAGAAGTTGAAGAAATCTCAATTCTTGCATTAGAAAAACGAATCGGACTTTGGAATGCCATTGAAGAAGAAATTCTGATGAAAACAGAAATGGTATAA